The Neisseria subflava DNA window GCTACGGCGGACTGGATAATCTGGTGCTAACCATAAAAGTAAAAGCCGACGCCGACCTTCCTACCCTGCAAAATTTCGCCGACCGCTCAGCCGCTACCTCCCCAGTGTTGAACAGCCTGAAAGCGCGGGCAAAAGTGGTTGTGGAAAAAATCTAGACGACTCAAAACGTTTTCTTGTTTTCATTTCGTTAAAAGCCCCTTTTCTGGACAACTAGAAAAGGGCTTAATCGCTCAAAGGAGGACATGGCATGCAACAACTGCACACTTTGAAAGACATCGAACAGGCCATCGCCACACACCCTTTAGTATCACTGTACATCAAAGCCCCAATCTGCGGTGTTTGTACGGTCGTGGCCGCCCAACTTGACTCAGCTTTGGCGGAGGAAGGAAATGTGTATGCCGTAAAAGCTGATATTGCTGAAATACCCGAAATGGCGGGACGTTTCCACGTGCTGACCGTACCTGCATGGCTGCTGTTTTATCAAGGCAAGGAAGTAGAACGGATGGCCCGCTTCATCCCTCAGGCACAGATGAAGCAGACATTGGCAAAATGGACAAAAGTAGCAGAAAGCGAACATCAGTAACCGGTCTATCAATGTTTCAGACGGCTGCGGTCTTGATAATGATGCAAGTGGTCAAGTTTTTAAGATGATTTGCAAAACACTTAAAAATTTGACCGCTCTTTATTACGAAA harbors:
- a CDS encoding thioredoxin family protein, whose translation is MQQLHTLKDIEQAIATHPLVSLYIKAPICGVCTVVAAQLDSALAEEGNVYAVKADIAEIPEMAGRFHVLTVPAWLLFYQGKEVERMARFIPQAQMKQTLAKWTKVAESEHQ